The following are encoded in a window of Oncorhynchus keta strain PuntledgeMale-10-30-2019 chromosome 10, Oket_V2, whole genome shotgun sequence genomic DNA:
- the LOC127931956 gene encoding uncharacterized protein LOC127931956, translating to MFGCSFTLAGTNNKYFCKGTCSGKDILVKTNGSKNVTQDRYSIEDNRDGVFYVTIKNLMKTDSGTYWCGVERYGLDSYQEVHLTVTDAPPTSTTSPVTSRRHVSTSLLNLSTTLPNLSTTSSNLSTTLPNLSNIPKHLLNPPKPHQWSPIKSWSDGVDQCWSGSHGDSVRSGPAPVLQTEERNQGNTTSSSNTQPDPAGEVVCVYEEIRDRQTDTLPVVISSVYSTVKSPTNSTIYPTDQPASLIYSSVDLPTDSRVSSCPPTASGNQDDSIYSTAQLPKDTVESTRYPAVHSKDTPEDAPTLQPSYPQ from the exons ATGTTCGGCTGCTCGTTCACGTTGGCAGGAACCAACAACAAATACTTCTGCAAGGGGACATGTTCTGGTAAAGACATTCTGGTTAAAACTAATGGTAGCAAGAATGTAACTCAAGATCGATACAGtatagaagacaacagagatggagtcttctatGTGACCATCAAGAACCTGATGAAGACAGACTCTGGGACCTACTGGTGTGGAGTGGAGAGATATGGCCTAGACTCATACCAAGAGGTGCATCTCACAGTTACAGATG CTCCTCCCACTTCTACAACCTCACCTGTCACCTCCCGACGCCATGTCTCCACATCCCTTCTAAACCTCTCTACAACCCTCCCAAACCTCTCTACAACATCCTCTAACCTCTCCACAACCCTCCCAAACCTCTCCAACATCCCCAAacacctcctcaaccctcccaAACCACATCAGTGGTCACCTATCAAGAGCTG gtctgatggtgTGGACCAGTGTTGGTCTGgtagtcatggtgacagtgttaGGTCTGGTCCTGCTCCTgttctacagacagaggagaggaaccagGGGAACACCACCAGTTCCTCCAACACACAACCTGACCCTGCTGGAGAG GTTGTCTGTGTGTACgaggagatcagagacagacagacagacacacttcctGTGGTCATCTCTTCAGTCTACTCTACTGTCAAATCACCTACCAACTCTacaatctaccctactg ATCAACCAGCTTCTCTCATCTACTCCAGTGTGGATCTACCTACAGATTCTAGAGTCTCTTCATGTCCTCCAACAGCCAGTGGAAACCAGGATGATTCCATCTATTCTACAGCCCAGCTACCCAAAGATAC
- the LOC127932486 gene encoding uromodulin-like has translation MRMILVALLVPLLVLSSAGRPSDTIVTSCEACHEQAVCHTSPMAGDITCTCKKGFSGDGLICLPGHTATADHHHALAVSAAPTPPPTPTLPMSGSAAASTSAPTGRTASRSPASSSAPTPVRSTRS, from the exons ATGAGGATGATCCTGGTGGCTCTGCTGGTGCCTCTACTGGTTCTGTCCAGCGCTGGACGTCCCTCAG ATACGATTGTCACCAGCTGCGAGGCGTGTCACGAACAAGCCGTCTGCCACACCTCGCCCATGGCAGGTGACATCACATGCACCTGTAAGAAGGGCTTCTCCGGAGACGGCCTCATCTGTTTACCTGGCCACACCGCCACCGCCGACCACCACCACGCCCTCGCCGTGTCCGCCGCTCCTACCCCACCTCCAACACCAACCTTGCCCATGTCCGGTTCAGCTGCGGCTTCAACGAGTGCGCCGACGGGGAGGACTGCATCACGGTCGCCGGCATCCAGCAGTGCTCCAACCCCTGTAAGATCTACACGGTCCTGA